One genomic window of Paramormyrops kingsleyae isolate MSU_618 chromosome 20, PKINGS_0.4, whole genome shotgun sequence includes the following:
- the LOC111848480 gene encoding golgin subfamily A member 7B isoform X1, whose translation MATEFHNLQELHHSASLATKVFIQRDYSEGTICKFQTKFPAELDSRIERALFEITVKTLNDYYAEAEKIGGQSYLEGCLACATAYVIFLCMETRYEKVLKKISKYIQDQNEKIYAPRGLLITDPIERGMRVIEISVFEDRGSSASSSGSSSTSSSSSGR comes from the exons ATGGCGACAGAG tTCCACAACCTCCAGGAGCTGCACCACAGTGCGTCTCTGGCCACCAAGGTCTTCATTCAGAGGGATTACTCAGAGGGGACCATCTGCAAGTTCCAGACCAAGTTTCCCGCAGAGCTGGATAGCCGG ATCGAGCGGGCCCTCTTTGAGATCACGGTGAAGACGCTCAACGATTACTACGCAGAGGCCGAGAAAATCGGCGGCCAGTCGTACCTGGAGGGCTGTCTGGCCTGCGCCACGGCGTACGTTATCTTCCTGTGCATGGAGACGCGCTACGAGAAG gtgcTGAAGAAGATCTCCAAATACATACAGGACCAGAACGAGAAGATCTACGCTCCCCGAGGCTTGCTGATCACAGACCCCATTGAGAGAGGCATGCGAGTG ATCGAGATCTCCGTCTTCGAGGACCGCGGCTCCAGTGCCTCCAGCTCGGGCAGCAGctccaccagcagcagcagcagcggccGATGA
- the LOC111848480 gene encoding golgin subfamily A member 7B isoform X2, with product MCRVTGDGISEMSLCQIERALFEITVKTLNDYYAEAEKIGGQSYLEGCLACATAYVIFLCMETRYEKVLKKISKYIQDQNEKIYAPRGLLITDPIERGMRVIEISVFEDRGSSASSSGSSSTSSSSSGR from the exons ATGTGCAGGGTTACAGGAGATGGCATTAGTGAGATGTCCCTCTGTCAG ATCGAGCGGGCCCTCTTTGAGATCACGGTGAAGACGCTCAACGATTACTACGCAGAGGCCGAGAAAATCGGCGGCCAGTCGTACCTGGAGGGCTGTCTGGCCTGCGCCACGGCGTACGTTATCTTCCTGTGCATGGAGACGCGCTACGAGAAG gtgcTGAAGAAGATCTCCAAATACATACAGGACCAGAACGAGAAGATCTACGCTCCCCGAGGCTTGCTGATCACAGACCCCATTGAGAGAGGCATGCGAGTG ATCGAGATCTCCGTCTTCGAGGACCGCGGCTCCAGTGCCTCCAGCTCGGGCAGCAGctccaccagcagcagcagcagcggccGATGA